Proteins encoded in a region of the Quercus lobata isolate SW786 chromosome 8, ValleyOak3.0 Primary Assembly, whole genome shotgun sequence genome:
- the LOC115954735 gene encoding uncharacterized protein LOC115954735, with translation MLMGHTDGLSERRSSKDHLLSDPESELYVDEAADCSEQILYFASFEELARNSVKYDTVIWLSISLMLVLAWGVGIIMLLYLPIRRYVLQKDISSRKLYVTPSEIVYKVSRPSYIPFRGTVTIEKHVPLSMVIDIIIEQGCLQSVYGIHTFRVESIAQGKAAPVDELQVQGVSNPGHLRKVIVTEASKVIQDVGRGWKPMVLTVEGESMGRMGSLSEGPAVLRSPSKNWKMTASPRHASMERRGILTGELLLNKLEEVNKSVKKIELLIEKSHASP, from the exons ATGTTGATGGGTCATACGGATGGTCTATCAGAACGGAGGTCATCAAAGGATCATCTACTTAGTGATCCTGAATCCGAGTTATATGTAGATGAAGCTGCAGATTGTTCTGAACAGATACTGTACTTTGCTTCCTTTGAAGAACTTGCAAGAAATAGTGTTAAGTATGACACTGTTATATGGCTTTCTATATCGCTGATGCTGGTCTTAGCTTGGGGAGTGGGCATCATTATGCTGCTATATCTGCCCATTAGGAGATACGTGCTTCAGAAGGATATTTCCTCACGCAAACTGTATGTTACACCTAGTGAGATAGTCTACAAG GTCTCGAGGCCTTCTTATATTCCTTTTCGGGGCACTGTGACAATCGAGAAGCATGTTCCACTTTCCATGGTAATTGATATCATTATTGAACAAG GTTGCTTGCAATCAGTATATGGAATCCATACCTTTAGAGTTGAAAGTATAGCCCAGGGAAAAGCTGCACCTGTGGATGAACTACAGGTTCAAGGGGTTTCTAATCCTGGACATCTAAGAAAG GTCATTGTAACAGAAGCTTCAAAGGTTATACAAGATGTTGGTAGAGGTTGGAAGCCTATGGTTCTAACCGTTGAAGGGGAAAGCATGGGTCGTATGGGTTCTTTGTCTGAGGGACCAGCTGTTTTGAGATCTCCATCCAAAAATTGGAAG ATGACAGCTTCACCACGCCATGCCTCAATGGAACGCAGAGGCATACTTACTGGGGAACTGCTGCTAAATAAACTTGAAGAAGTCAATAAATCAGTAAAG AAAATCGAGTTGCTTATTGAGAAGTCTCATGCCTCCCCTTAA